The segment GTCTTCAGTCTTGAATGGCACACGAAGTATGTGGGAATGTTTTGTATTTTCAACTGGTTCGAGCTCCACATTGCATTTTGTACCCTTGGCATCTGGTATCAGCCTAGTGAGCTGCATGAACAAAATTAACAGCCATTAGGGCATTTGATCTATATATAAAAAGTGAGCACTGAGCGCAGATATGAATCACGAATGGCCAAGATCATGACGTAGTTAACTTTACCACAAGAATCTTTGGTGTCACGTTCAGACCCTGCAGCTTGATTCTTTGCAGCAACTCCTCTTCAAGGGCTCTGACTTGGTCCAGGATGTAGACCACCTGGCCACCGGTGTCTGGCAAGCCAAGAACCTTCTCTTGGCCAAAGTAACCGTGGATGGAGAAGATGACTATATTGAATGTGGATGGAACTCTGCTGAAGAACTTCTCCATGTTGATAGGGTCTGGCGCTTGTAGCACCTCAGAGAGGCAATTCAGCGTCTCCTTGCACCTTTCAGCAGTGTCACCCCACCCTTTCTCCAATCCCCACTCTTGAAATCTGCAATAGCGTTGTGTTCAGAAACCTTAGGTATAAATATAATGCATATCTGGTATCTGCATAAACAGTTTTTATCTCCTTCTCCTTGAGATACATAGCAAGTGATCACCTCTGTTCAAACTTCAGGAATGGCGTGTATCTTGGCAAACCACTAACAAATACCTCTGCAAGTAGCAGTGCTGTCTGAAGCTTGTTAACCGTATCGATGGTGTCGTTAACCATCAGCTTCTGCATGTTCATCATATGATCAGGATATAGTCAGCCGGTTGCTTATTTTTAAACTTCTGTCAATATGTGCAACATGGATAGAAAGGTGATCAGATATATCGCCTTACCTCGCCACGATAGTTCAGTGAAAGCAAATAGTCCAGCAACGGTTTCATGCTAATTTCAGGCTTGTCGCCCAGCTTTGAAGACATAAATTTGGACACAAACTGGAGCCCGTTTCCTATGGACGATGGCAGTGTCAGATGGGGTGTTGAGAGGTCAAGAGCACCGAAATCGACTTCCAGTGAGTTGTCATCCTTGGCCCTGAGAGTGGTGAGATAAGAACACATACATTTTTCAGTTGGCGTCAGCACATCTGTGATAAGTGTAAAGACTCCTATTAGTATTTGATTGGTGAAAAATGCAGACCAGTTCTCATCATATAATGTCTCCTTGAACTTGAGGTACTCAGATGGTGTGATTCCTTCGACCGACAGATCCTCAGAATGAACTTTGACATACTCCCAGATGCCAGGATTCATCCTGACAGCAAATGCAACATAAGGTGGTAGCACCACTGCTTCCTGCAGAGATAGGAGTTATGTGAGTTTTGTTAATCAGGTTTAATGTTTGCTGCAAAAGATGTCAAGGTGAGATGAGATCACCTGCGTGGAACAAATAATGTAACCTAGGAAGCCTTCAACAAGCTTTTCCTTCTCGACTTTGTCATCCAGTGATTTCTCCAGCTCCTCTATGAGCTGCTGGTTCTTCAAGAGCCTCCTTCCCTTGGAAACATACCTGAAATATTGTGACATCAGAAATTTTAGTTTTTAGAACTGAAAATGAGAACCCTCTGAATTCATAGATGATGGATGCCTTCTTCTAAGTTAGGTTTACCTCTGGAAACATTTCTTCATCTGGTACCGGCTCTGCCTTAACGCATCGGGCATGCTTTCCGCGAGACTGTCTGTCCTCTTGAAACTCAGCTTGGAGGCCATGGTGGGCTTGGAAAGAAACAAGGTGGAGAAGAATGTTATGGTTTCTATGGAGGAAAAAGAAGAATGCTGTGATGCTGTGACTGGCTGGGTGTCCATGGGCAACAATTTATAGAAGGAAGGGAGCATGATGAAACAAAACTTTGGCCTATTGGCAGAGTTTTCTTTGTGTGGACGCCAGCTGGCAAATGAAATGGGAGATGGCGCGCAGGGGAGAAAGCACATTGATTTGCTTGGGAGAAGTTATGCTGAAGAAACATGCAAGGCAAGAAAGGCATGAATGAACACCAACGAACGGCGTATCCCTGCAAAGATTCCTTATTCCTTGGATGGATTTCTtaccatgacttttccatttgaatatATGACACTAAAAACGGAAAGGGACTTGAGTTGTTTAAGATTAATTACAAGAAATTAGAGTACAGATTAACCTCCTTGGAACACTTAACAGTCAGAGATGTCAGATTTGTATAACTTACTGCATATGGCAACGTACTCATCCTGATCACAACACATGTGGTCTCATGGTTAATACTTTCTGCCTGCAGCTGCAGGGCAACTCTCTGATTTGATTCCATATTTTCAGTAGCTGGATTCAAGATTTGGGTGGATTTGAATTGAACCTGACCTATAGGAGTGCATTTTGACGCACATTTGGCTAACGTTCCAGTCGCAGCTGCCATGCTGTAACTTTAAGAATTTTAATCCAACTTTCTGCAGATTATGGGCACAATAATTTTGCTTCTGATTTTCCACACTGTAGCTTACAGAGATATCAAGTACGAAGCGTGTTCTCTTGTATATTCTGCTAGCAGCATTTACATTGACTAGTTAACTGTAAAACACAAATATCATTTTTTGAGCCACGAAAAAAGGCTGTGTATTTAACTGCCAATACTTTGCACTCCAAAGTCAAATCCATCAAACCCAATGTTTACAATTTACAGACCATCATAACCAGGAAACAGAAAAGAATCATACATATTGAGTCCTGGTGAAGGATACCCATATTCAAAGGTAAAGAAAATGTGAGCATCTGCATTGATCCACCGGAGAACCAGTGCATATACTGGTAGAGCGATAAAAAGAGAAACCACGCAAAACAGAGAACTCCTAAATCAATCGTGAACAGAATACAAGCTCTCAATATAAACACAAACTCCCGGAACAAAGGACAACAACAACTGAAACGTGTGGCTGACCCAAAACAAACCAGTGTCTGCAAGATAAAAGAGCACAAGCACGTGTAAGCTGTGGTTATTACCATAAACACATAATGTGATCATTTATACAGGATGAGCAATATTGTGAAGGGTGTAAGAAACATACCATGCCAAAATTTTCAGAATGGCTTCACTCTTCTGACTGTGCATTAGTTTCGTAAATGCGACGACTCTTGTTATACCGAAAATACCTCTTGCCATCACAGCTTATGATGCGCACCTCAGGGATCTGCTGCACGAGATGCCAGTTCTTGCCACTGTCAAGGCAGCTCCTGAGTAATGACAGGCCGCACTGCAACTCAAACCGTCGCAGGCCTTTGCACTTTTGAATCAGTAGCTCCAGCCACCGTGGGAAGGCAATGCTCCAGAAAATGATTAGCTCTTCGAAATAAAATGTCTCAGTGGATGGAGGAAAGACAAGTCTGAGGTGTTGCAGCGCGTCAAGACCTGCCACATGCTTCAGCTTTGAACAGTCATCAATAATGAGGGAACCAAGCATGGGCAGGTTGGAGATCCTCTGGAGCACCTTGTTATCTTTGAGATGTAGCTCATCAGATAGTTTTGGCAGGTCCTTGATTTCAGTGAGGCTATGTGCACCCTCTACATGAAGTTCACACAGCTCCACATGCTTCAGGCCTTCTGGTAGAGCTTTCAGTTTAGGACACCACTGTATCTGCAGTGACTTCAAACAAGGAAACACTACCTGGTTCTCCTCCACAGTTAAAGACCAGTCTTCAAGTTTCTTCATGTTTCTGAGCTTTAAAACCTCAAGTTTGGGAAATGAAGTGGCTGGTGAAAGTACAGTGGTCCCAAGAAATTCAGAACCAATGGTGATGACTGAGTCCGCATTTGAGATTTGCAGGGACTGGAGTTGACTCAGGAGGCCAAGTGAAGGCAGTTTAGTGCATGACATGCAGTTTTCAAGATCCAAAAACACAAGGCTGGGGAAGGAGGCTCCTAGCTTGGGACCTCTTATCCAATTCGGAAATTTTATACCTTTGTAGTTCTTGATTACCAGCTTCTCAATGCTATGGGGTGGCGTGAGCTCATTCCATATCTTTTCACTAGCTTTGGCTGATTCATCTCCCCTGCATTGGTCATTGCTTccttcctgctcctcctcctcttctttttCTGTTTCATCCTTGTCCTCAGGACTCTCCTGGTTTTCTATTACTGGGGCTTGCTCAGAGAGGTACAGATCCTTTAGGAATGGCTTGTTTGCGAGTGCAGCAGCACCAGAAGTAGCCCTATCCAAACTCTCTACATGAAGGTGCCTTAGTTCTGACAAAGCTTTAAGGTCATCTAGGTCACAACCCTCAGGCACATTGTTGTCATGACCGATGATTAGACCATCTAGATGATTGAGATGCTTCAATTCACCAACACCCTTTGGTACATAGCTTAGGGAAGTTCCCTCAAGACAAAGGCATCTAAGCTCTAGCAATGCTCTGATGGACCAAGGAAGTCTCTGTAAGCTTTGGCAACCTTGAAGGCTCAAGGTCTGCAAGTTTATGAGAAATCCAATGGAAGAAGGTATGTCTCGGACCTGAGTTCCATCAAGATTGAGGTACCTTAAATGTACCAAGTTGCCAATGGATTTCGGGAGGGCCTCCACTGCTGTATTGCTCAAATCTAATACACGCAAGCATGAAGCTGACTCGGTGAGAAGATCAATTGCTCTGACAGTTGGGCTTTTGAAGAGTGCCAATGACCTTAAGCTCATCTGCTGCTTCAGTGAAATCGGAATGTCCAAGCTGCTTTCCATGTTACACAATGTGAGATGCCGGGGCTTTGACAATGAGGTGTTCAATTTCTGCTGACCATAAATTAAGATACTCTCATCTGCAATCAAAAGGCGGGCTAGTGAACGGAGAAGATGGTGTGTTATCCAGCATCGCTCAACACTTTCAGGATCAGGCTGTAGTAGGTTTCTGCTTATCAATTCTACATAGTACTCTTCAGCTGATTCTTCGAGCAGTTCGTTGTCTCTGGGATTTACAATTCCTTCAGCAATCCAACGCCGCACAAGATCAAAGCGCTGAATGGGGTATTCTTCTGGATACAGAGAGCAATGGAGGAAACACTCCTTCAGGTGAGATGGCAGGTCAACATAACTCACATACACAGCTTGTGGTACTTCTGGAAGGACCGGGCTCACGAACCAAGAATCATTATTCAGAACCATCTCCCATTCAGCCTTGCTGTTGCCCCTTGACCTTAGGACACCTGCAATGACCTTGATTGCTAGAGGATGGCCATCACATTTCTCTGCAATCTTAAACCCAACATCCTTTAATGTCGCAAGCTCTTCCAAATTGCATTCTGGATCAACTTGTTTGCACAATAATGCCCAGGCATTCTCAGGGTCCATTTTGTCAACACGGTGGATAGTTGCCTTCATACTTGCTGCCACTTCCTCATTCCGAGTTGTGATCAGTATTCTTCCTCTCGCGACACCATCTCCCAACGGATCTTTGAGCAGATTGTCCCATATGCTTGGGCTGTCCAAGTCATCCAGGACAAGGAGGAACCTTTTTGAAAGGGCAGAgccgaggaggatgaggagatCCTCCTTGTTTTCTGTATCCCCAACATTGGCACCAGTACCCCTGATGATCATTTTGAGGAAATCTAACTCCGATAAATCCTTTGACATGTCGACCCACACACAAATGGGGAAATTTTCAGTCATCCTGTCATCATTGTAGATCTCCCTAGCAAGCGTAGTCTTGCCAATCCCCACCGCACCAACAATGGCGAAGACATCCACCTTCTTCTTGCCCTCTCTAAGCATCCTTGGCACAAGGCCACCCACAGCCTTCTGGACCTGCGACCCAACTGCTTGGGGCTTCATGGCATCAGAACAGTTCTTACAGACATTATGGCTGAATGAGTCCCTTTTTGCATCAGAGTGAACTGATCCAGCAGGAAGCCTAGGCatctcctcctccacctccctGAGCCTGAGATCAATGTCCCTAATGGTGAAGCCGATCTCATGGCGGAACTTCCGGGGGCCCGAAGGCTTGAAGCAGGAGAAGCATCGGACCTTGGGCGTGGGTGGGCGGTCATCGGCAAGAACCTTTGCGCCCTCAATCATGCAGACATCAAAGATGTTGTCAATCTCATACATGGCATCCTTCACCTGCACCACCCACGCATCAGCTTTGGCGCTAAGGACCCTCCTCCGCTCCTCATGGGAGATGATGGCATCGATGCGCGACAGCGTGGCGAGGAGGCCCCTCACGTCATCCCCGATGCCGAGGGCGACACAGGCCTCCTGGCTAGCGAAGTCTTCCAATGACGCCGTGCATCGCTTGACGAAGGAGTCCAGCACCGCCGCCATGGAGGCCCCCCCTGCTTGCCCAGAGGTATCAGGCCCCTGAAAAAGTTGAAAAATTCGTTAGCACGCGGGCAGAAAGCTTGCTGATTTGAACGGAATCCATCATTTCAAGCAAACAGTAGCAGAATCTGACGATCAAATCACTGATTCCATTTcgtcaaaaataaataaatcactaATTCCTTTGCCGTATCGGTTTCCAAATAAGCTAAGAGCTCGGAGGCTCTGCACGGATCAGCCAAGATGAAAAGGTCGCTGGTTGGTTTCATTCATGGAATTTATTTACTACTAAGTAGTAAGTAATCAATTATTGATCGGGGCGCTGATTTTGCAGAAAGAAATCGTTTTTTTCCTTCTTTGGGAGTTGACACCATTAGGTACATAAAAGAAATTAATGCTAGAATGcttcataaaagtataaaatCCTTGGATCATTCATGGAAGTATAGCAAAATGATATTGATCAGGTCCAGGAAAGAAAAAGGCGAGAATCATCTATCCCAATCTAATCAGATCGAGGGGGAAGCGGGAGAAGGGGCTTGCTTGAACAACAATCAACACGGAGCCGAAATAGGAAAAGATGTAGAAACAGAAGAGAAAATCTGACAGAAAACAAAATTGGGAAAAGGGGATGGACGGATTGGCGTACCTGTACTTTAGGTGGGGAACGAAGGTTGTTGGGGCGGGCAAGCAggaaggaggaagaggaagagaaaGGCGGCGATTGAGCCTAAACGTGGCGGCGACAGCGAATGCCACCACCTCGCCGGCCACCACCTTCCTCCCCTcgacccctcccctcccctcccctctcctccCCCTGTTGCTGTTGCTATCAAAAGGGGACCTCCACCTTCCTTCCAAATGCAACAAGGGAAGGAAAAAGGAAGGAAGAAGCTACAAAAGCCTAGCTTTTGGATCTGTCGCTGTCACGAACGGCTCAGCTTCGATGCGATGAGATCAATGATGATCCCTGATGCCGGCTGCCTGGTCCCGTCCTGGTATGCTAGGTGCGTTATTTTTGGCAAGGAGAGAAGTGGAGAAACGGCGGACAAGGACGGGCACGTCAGGTGGCGAATCGCCGAGCTAGAGCCAACTCAGCTGAATCGGCCGACGCCATGGAAATGGAAGGCAAGCTCAGGGGAAGTGATGAGTGGTTAGTTGGTGGCGGGACCGATTTGTAAATAAGaaaaattatatattataagatttgtatacaaataaaaataaataaatgggtACTGTAGATACATGTGAATTGATGCATACTACTAAcattagactatctccaacaatcgtcacccaaaatacaagacccatttgtcctttgggtagcgttACAGGTAAAaagttccatacctatttttagtcttctccaacaacaagacctaaaagacaacactctctgcaaaataggtctcgaggagagaggatacccaaatttgggttatgtctctcctgatacccaaagtgggtcttctatatgggtactctgttggaggctataggtattgcgttggagacccattttgggtttgggttcccaaatgggtATGCTGGTGGAGATAGCCTTAAAGGTTGTTTAATTCAAAAATGCAAAATACCAACTATTTTGTAATAAAGAAATGCAAAAATATCAAAAATTTTAACATGAGGAAGGCAGAGGACAGCATAGGGTGGGGTGGGGCCATGTCCACCAGCAAAATTTGGGGAATTATTATAGTATAATAATAGGGTCAAGAAATTTTGTTACACAAGGTAATGAATAGTCGTAGAGCAATGAATAAGGGTCAAGGGATTTAGGTAAAACAAAATTTTCATACAAAACCAGTGAATGTAAACATTCATCCATAGCTTGATATGTGTACAGTCAGTACATAATGCTATTCAACTGCAAACAAGAATCTGCCCATCCATACAAAATCAGGGAACAGCAGCAAAGagggaaaaaagaaagaaagagtgCATTATTAGGTACTCCAGGTTGTTTTTTTTAAGAGATGGAATGATGCGTAGTGGCAGGCCTCAACGCAACAGTTCAAAGTCAAGAATCTATGCCGGCctcccttttttttctcttgtcGGTGCCCCCATCAATCAATCAAGATTAATAAACGAGCTAACAATTTTATTATTACCGAAAAACCAGTACATTATTACAAGTAGAATCTGCCAGGACgattaaatttatttatttatttatttattagttCGAAGACAGCATCGCCATCAACAATCCGGTCAGTCGAGTTCCACACGGCACGAGCAccattctctctctctcatctaaAATAAAAGTCTCCATGTCCACCTCCAACAATACTCCTGATAATTGGCCTCTTCTGCCGtccaattttttttctcttttagcAAGCAATCTAGCCTAGAGAGAGAAGCTTGTGTCATCAGTATCTGCAGTACTCGCAAAGTAAACAGTCCATAGTATCCAGCTCTTATACAAGGCAAATTTTAATTTCTTCTGCCAAAAAACTAGCAAATCATTTCGGTAACAAAAAAAACTGCATAATTATAATTACTCCTGTTCTATACAAGTGAAAAGTAAACAAAGGAGCTTTGTGGCAGGCACTGAAACTGAAAGATGCCGGCCTGCAGAATGAGGGATGATACATTCTGTGCAAAAAATAGATGCTCTTATAGGAAGGTATGCTTCTAGTTCTGGTAAGATTTGGCAAATCAAAGATTCCAACAAAGTTAAAATGTTAATATGGCGTTTTGCACATAACAGCCTCCTTGAAGAAATTTGGCCATACGTGGGATGAAATTAGATACAATTTTGTCCTGTTTGCAGAAGGCTAGACGAAGATTGTGGGCACATCTTCTTCAAATATAAGCATGTAAAGATGTGTTGGCATCTTTTGAATATGGAGGATATAAG is part of the Sorghum bicolor cultivar BTx623 chromosome 10, Sorghum_bicolor_NCBIv3, whole genome shotgun sequence genome and harbors:
- the LOC8066389 gene encoding putative disease resistance RPP13-like protein 1 translates to MAAVLDSFVKRCTASLEDFASQEACVALGIGDDVRGLLATLSRIDAIISHEERRRVLSAKADAWVVQVKDAMYEIDNIFDVCMIEGAKVLADDRPPTPKVRCFSCFKPSGPRKFRHEIGFTIRDIDLRLREVEEEMPRLPAGSVHSDAKRDSFSHNVCKNCSDAMKPQAVGSQVQKAVGGLVPRMLREGKKKVDVFAIVGAVGIGKTTLAREIYNDDRMTENFPICVWVDMSKDLSELDFLKMIIRGTGANVGDTENKEDLLILLGSALSKRFLLVLDDLDSPSIWDNLLKDPLGDGVARGRILITTRNEEVAASMKATIHRVDKMDPENAWALLCKQVDPECNLEELATLKDVGFKIAEKCDGHPLAIKVIAGVLRSRGNSKAEWEMVLNNDSWFVSPVLPEVPQAVYVSYVDLPSHLKECFLHCSLYPEEYPIQRFDLVRRWIAEGIVNPRDNELLEESAEEYYVELISRNLLQPDPESVERCWITHHLLRSLARLLIADESILIYGQQKLNTSLSKPRHLTLCNMESSLDIPISLKQQMSLRSLALFKSPTVRAIDLLTESASCLRVLDLSNTAVEALPKSIGNLVHLRYLNLDGTQVRDIPSSIGFLINLQTLSLQGCQSLQRLPWSIRALLELRCLCLEGTSLSYVPKGVGELKHLNHLDGLIIGHDNNVPEGCDLDDLKALSELRHLHVESLDRATSGAAALANKPFLKDLYLSEQAPVIENQESPEDKDETEKEEEEEQEGSNDQCRGDESAKASEKIWNELTPPHSIEKLVIKNYKGIKFPNWIRGPKLGASFPSLVFLDLENCMSCTKLPSLGLLSQLQSLQISNADSVITIGSEFLGTTVLSPATSFPKLEVLKLRNMKKLEDWSLTVEENQVVFPCLKSLQIQWCPKLKALPEGLKHVELCELHVEGAHSLTEIKDLPKLSDELHLKDNKVLQRISNLPMLGSLIIDDCSKLKHVAGLDALQHLRLVFPPSTETFYFEELIIFWSIAFPRWLELLIQKCKGLRRFELQCGLSLLRSCLDSGKNWHLVQQIPEVRIISCDGKRYFRYNKSRRIYETNAQSEE